The following are from one region of the Colius striatus isolate bColStr4 chromosome Z, bColStr4.1.hap1, whole genome shotgun sequence genome:
- the LOC133628742 gene encoding protein FAM240B-like, producing MSKHTNFRRHKIGGHDAEGLKNFWEKIIQEQTKQRKDEESRLSKSALNKLRHEWTLRLEGQARQIQAHTTTQKEQMKLSIETLPSPDKTVA from the exons ATGAGCAAGCATACCAACTTTAGACGCCACAAGATAGGTGGTCATGATGCAGAAGGGCTGAAGAACTTCTGGGAAAAAATCATCCAAGAGCAGACTAAGCAACGAAAAGATGAAGAGTCTAGGTTAAGCAAAAGCGCCCTGAATAA GCTCCGCCACGAATGGACTCTGCGGCTGGAAGGCCAAGCAAGGCAGATTCAGGCCCACACGACAACTCAGAAAGAACAGATGAAGCTTTCCATCGAGACTCTTCCCTCACCAGATAAAACTGTTGCTTAA